The following are encoded in a window of Numida meleagris isolate 19003 breed g44 Domestic line chromosome 11, NumMel1.0, whole genome shotgun sequence genomic DNA:
- the SLC25A20 gene encoding mitochondrial carnitine/acylcarnitine carrier protein produces the protein MAEQPQPISPVKNFFAGGFGGVCLVFVGHPLDTIKVRLQTQPRPQPGQPPLYSGTFDCFRKTLTGEGVRGLYKGMAAPIIGVTPMFAVCFFGFGLGKRLQQKKPDDVLTYPQLFAAGMLSGVFTTAIMAPGERIKCLLQIQAATGETKYSGSLDCAKQLYREAGIRGVYKGTVLTLMRDVPASGMYFMTYEWLKNTLTPEGKSVSDLSVPRILFAGGLAGIFNWAVAIPPDVLKSRFQTAPPGKYPNGFRDVLRELIREEGVASLYKGFTAVMIRAFPANAACFLGFEVAMKFLNWIVPGL, from the exons ATGGCGGAACAGCCGCAGCCTATCAGCCCCGTGAAGAACTTCTTCGCCGGCGGCTTCGGGGGCGTGTGCTTGGTGTTCGTGGGGCACCCGCTGGACACCATCAAG GTCAGACTGCAGACCCAGCCTCGGCCGCAGCCTGGCCAGCCGCCGCTCTATTCTGGGACCTTTGACTGCTTCAGGAAGACTCTGACTGGAGAG GGAGTCCGAGGCTTGTACAAAGGAATGGCAGCTCCTATTATCGGGGTGACACCCATGTTTGCTGTGTGCTTCTTTGGATTTGGCTTGGGAAAAAGACTCCAACAGAAAAAACCTGATGACGTTTTGAC ATATCCTCAGCTGTTTGCAGCTGGCATGTTGTCAGGAGTGTTCACAACAGCAATCATGGCTCCAGGAGAGAGAATCAAGTGCCTTTTACAG ATCCAGGCAGCTACAGGTGAAACTAAATACAGTGGCTCTTTGGACTGTGCAAAACAGCTGTACCGCGAGGCTGGGATTCGCGGTGTGTACAAGGGGACAGTGCTCACCCTCATGAGAG ATGTCCCAGCCAGTGGAATGTACTTCATGACATATGAATGGCTGAAGAACACTCTGACCCCTGAGGGAAAGAG TGTGAGTGACCTGAGTGTGCCGAGGATCCTCTTTGCTGGGGGCTTGGCTGGAATCTTCAACTGGGCAGTTGCCATTCCACCAGACGTGCTGAAATCCCGTTTCCAGACTG ctcctccaggaaaATACCCAAATGGCTTTAGAGATGTGCTGAGAGAACTTATCAGAGAGGAAGGAGTTGCATCTCTCTATAAGGGCTTCACAGCTGTCATGATCAGGGCATTTCCTGCTAATGCG gcatgttttcttggttttgaaGTTGCTATGAAGTTTCTTAATTGGATTGTACCAGGTCTATGA